The genomic interval GCAATCTGGTTAGCCGCCGCTGTCCTTTCCTTTAATTAAACCCCACATTCAAACTGATGCAACAATTAAAAATACTTTATTAATGCTTTTTGATTGGTCAATTCAATGAGGGTAGCAGCTTATACTGAATGGACAACTAATTTTTTTCTTTTCCTAAAAAACGAAAAATTAATATTTAATATGTTTTAAGCTGTGTTAAATTGTCTAAATCACTATCTGTCGGTATTTAATTAAATCAGATTCTATTTCCATTAGTACCTTCATTGCTGTGTTTTTACCTCTAACCATTGCAAGTTCATCATTAATCGAAGGTTGTTCAACATTTAAAAATTTAGCTATTATCTCGAGATCTTTAATTGAATTCTCAACAGCTGCATCAAATATGGTTCTGTCAAAATGGTAATTTTTTTCAGAAAATAGGATAGAAGTATGTATCAAATTGTAGAATCTATTAGATGGAAATGGGTGAGATTGTTTGGACGCCATAACCTTCGCCAATAAATTTCTATTTTTTGCAAGTCTGACTGCCTCAAGAAGCAAAAAAAGCGATCCGATTGTTGTAATCCATAATCTAAATCTTGATACAGGGCTCATTTTTGTCATAGCGGAAAAACGTTCACCAAATGGCCTAGCTTCTGGGACGTCTGCGTAAAATGTGTCTACCATTCGATCAATTGCATAATCGTCTGCTTGGTATTCAAAGCCGAAGGAAAGCATTTGATTTGAGCTGCGATTAGATTCCTGGTCAAATTCTAAAAAGCATTCAAATCCCGATTTTGTAAATATCCGGCATGCCCCATTACAATATGACCTAATTCATGGAAAGTAAAGAAAAAGCTGCCTGTTGAGCAAGTTGTAAGGCAAGATTTGCTCTATTTCTATTAATAATCAATTTAGAATTTGTCCAGTTAATAAGATTATTTGGATGAGCCCTGGGTATTGAATTTCGGATGACCTGCCAGTTATTCTCAATAAATTCCCTATTGTAAATAGAATTATTTGACGTTTCATCAACTAACTCTTTAACATTGAATGCTTTCGGATTTAGATGATAAACATCATCCATATTATTAAATATCGTTTCGTCTGCCAGAATGGAAAGAAAAAAACTATTCAGCAATAACGGAAACCCGGAAAATACACCGATAATGGATTTGCCGTCTCGTATTCCAGCAAATGCGTTGATATCGTTGTTATTTAAAACAAATACTTTAGATATATGCGGGGTTCTTCTGTTTCCAGAAACATAATTTTGAATTAGTTCTGGAAATAATTCAAAATCATTTTCTACACCAATACTTAAATTACAAAAATAGAGAAAGTTTTGTAATTGATCTTTCAAAGGTCCGTCAGGAAGTTTTTTAATATCAAGTATTCCCCCATTATTTTCAAAAATAGATTATAATCAGTCATTGTCTTGACGTCTGTTTTTGTATTTGGAGTTGGACAGAATATCCTTCCAATAGTATCCGTTCAAAAATGCAAGATAAAATGGAAAAATAGGATCACTTGCTTTCAACGAACTTAACCATGTTGGATAGAAAACGATGATTGAAAAAAACAATGGATATAGAAGTTGACTTGCGGTTATATCGAACATGAGAGAGTTCCCAGCCTTGTAATTTCCGTTAGTAACTTGAACAAACATGCCTAATATAATTGCTGCCATTAACCAACAACCGAAAATTATTGTGTCAATGTTCTTGATAATCAAGTCATAATCTCGATATACCGAAACGGCCATCAACGTAAAGGCAATAATTGCAAAAATATTTATGATCAATCTAGCACTACTAGTTGGACTGGTCATTCCCAAAATTGAATTTTTAACCAAGCCATATGAAAGTGTCTTGCTAAAAAATGTAGCAAAAACCGATATCAAGATTCCTATTACAATACTTATATGAGGCATAAAATAAATTATTTATGATGAAAGTAAGGTGAAATGATATTTGATTAGGTCTTGATTCACAGGACTAAATCTAAATTATTCTTGTTAAATTTCAAATATAAATTTCATCAAGTTAATTTCCTTATATAGATTGCAGTTTCGCGAAATTTTTATAAGTTATTAACCTCTCCACACAAAACTGAACATTGTATAACTATAAATTAAGTCCGTGCGTTGGGCGAACGCTATTTGTCAGGATCGCAAAAATAACTAAGCACTAGGTACAACATCCTTTCCTTACCCCTTAATATTTCTAAATAATTGCTAAACCGAATAATTAAGATATGAATGATTCCGGTTGTCTGGATTACTATGTAAGGCTTGTTGCTACAAGATGCAGCAGTCAGCTAGATCTGAGTTTCACAAACCAGTAAAGACTTCAAGCTAAAAAGCTATTATTTACCAATAATGGGCTAAACTACTCAAACGTACAATTTTCCCCGCGGGTTGCTCAAACGGTTTTATTCATACCTGAATGCAGCTATAATCAATTCTCAGCGCTTACAACTTCCCAGTTTTGCTTTGATAAGCACTGATTGGGACACCACGTAAGCGTAGATACTTATAAAGTGTCATTTTTGAAACGCCAATGGTTTTTGCAATTTCGTCCACACCCAATTTTTCTTCTTTGTAATACATTTCGGCCAGCATCGATTTTTTCTGTGCTTCGGCAGAAAGCCCACTTCTTCTTCCTCCCTTTCTGCCTCTGACTCGGGCAGCTTCCAAACCTGCTTTCGTTCTTTCCCGGATCAAGTCCCGTTCGAACTCGGCAAGGGATGCAAAGATATTTAGTATCAGCCGGCCCTGGGGTGTGGTCGTGTCAATAGAATCCGTAAGGCTGCGAAGCCCAACTTCTCTTTTTTCAAAATCGGCAACCAGGTTCAGCAGGTTTTTTAGTGAACGGCCTAAACGATCGAGTTTATAAATACAAACTACATCCCCCCTTCGTAGCTGGGCCATCATCTTGTCCAGTTCCGGACGATCTGCTTTAATGCCTGATGCTTTTTCCTGGAAAATGATTTCACACCCGGCTTTTGTAAGTGCGTCCAATTGGAGTTCCAGATTTTGGTCTTTGGTTGATACCCTTGCGTAACCAACTAACATTTGTATATCTTTATTCAAGTTTTTTGCAAAGTAATTATACTTTGATAAGTATACAAGTTTAGTTTACTAAATAAGACGCATACTGTCCATTTTACTTGCATTTGAATATCAGCTGAAAAAGTACAAACAAACCCACGTTTCCCTAATCCCCCATATCATATAGATTAAATTTATATGAGTCAACATTTCCGTTAATTAACTTCCAAATGCGTGCTTAAGAAAATAGAAAAATGGTAACAACTATATGGCGTTATTCACAGGATTCGAATGAAATTGACAATCCTTAGATATTATGAATAATATTCAATCATCTCGGCCTAAGAATTTTGAAACGATGCTCAGAATGTACAGACCTCGCAAACATTTTCAAGCTGGTTAATGTGCTGGAAACAAGATTTTGATTATCAATTTAGTAAAATAAACTTGTATAACAATCTAAGTACATTAAATTTGGTGTCATAGATGGATTAAAGTATACAAAAGTGAAAATAGGATATGGAAGGGTCTCGACCCAGGATCAGAATTTGGAGATGCAGCTTGATGCCTTGACAAAAGCGGGCTGTCAGCAGGTATTCCAGGAAAAGGCTTCCGGAATAAAATCGGATCGGCCACAGCTTGCTGCCATGCAGCAAATCCTTCGTGAAGGTGATGTAATATACATCTATAAGCTGGACCGGTTGGGACGGTCTTTAAAGCATTTGCTTGAAATGACTTCGGATTTTGAAAAGCGTGGCATAGGCCTGGTATCAATCAATGATCACATTAATACGACAACTGCACAGGGCAGGCTCATCTTTAATATCTTCGCATCATTAGCAGAATTTGAACGAGACCTGATCCGTGAAAGGACAAGGTCCGGATTAGAAGCAGCAAGGGCCAGGGGACGAAAAGGTGGCAGGAGCCGGGGATTATCGAAGGAGGCCGAAAAAACGGCTATGCTCGCGCAAACGTTGTATAACGAGCGGAAGTTAGGTGTTAACGAAATTGCAGCTGACTTAAAAATCTCAAAAATGACGCTCTACAAATATCTCCGTCACCGTGGTGTTCAAATCAATAGCAAAGTTTAATTGGATTGACACAATAACGCTGATGGTCAGATTTGTAAGCCATTAGGTTCCGGCATACAATCACAGGCATAAACAAATATACTCGAAAGTCGTGACCGTTTTTCCGGGAGCCGGTGCTCTCCTTTCTTTTAATTTAGCCCGTCATTAGAGTTAAGCTAACAAATGTGCTTCTGAACTGATTGGAACAGTTAAAGCCTTGGAAATTAAGCAATTTTGCTCAGCATCTTTGATGATGGCTTCGAATTCAGTTTCGCTAATACCAAATACAGAACCCGTGATCGAAAGATGTATCCCAGTTATATTAAATCCCTCCATTGACAAAGTAGCTTCGGTATTTAATGATACTGGATTTAATCCTTTCTCTGTTAATGCAAAACTTACAGCCATTGTAAAGCATGCTGAATGTGCGGCCGCTAATAATTCCTCAGGATTTGTACCTTTTACATCTTCGGAAATACGAGTTTTAAAACTAAACTTTGTTTTGTTCAAGGTTTCACTTTGAGTGGTCAATTCCCCGTTGCCATCTTTTATGGTGCCAGACCAATGTGCATTTGCTGTCCGCTTCATTATTTAATTTTTTAAATTGGAATGTCATTTTACCTCTGTTTGGTAATTTGCCTCGTTTTTACAAGAACATGAAGCTTTACTATTATGGTAGATTTTCTGCTTCTTAATTTAAGAGGCTCCCTCTAAATTTATTTGGAGCAGTCCCTACTTCTTTTTTAAATAGACGGGAAAAATAGGTGGTATTTTCAAAGCCAAGTAACTGTGAAATTTCCGATATATTAAGTTCACCTTCTGTCAACAAATTTTTTGCTTCACCAATCAAAAAGAGATGGATAAGCTCGAGCGCAGTTTTTCCTGTTTCCTGTTTCAGCAGATCAGTTAAATACCTGGAAGATATGTTCAACTTGTCTGCCATCAGAGACACAGTGGGAAGACCCGTATTTTTTGTTTTTCTCTCTTCAAAGTTAGCGGCAAGCAATGCATTGAACTTCGTCACTGTCGAACCAGTCAATTGCGTACGGTTAATAAACTGCCTTTTATAAAAACGCTGTGCATATTTAAGCATGGAATCAAGGTGACTTACAATGATAGCCTTGCTAAGTTCATCGGTGTTGCTGTGGTGCTCTTTTTGTATGCTATAATATAAATTCCAGATGATGTCTTCTTCTGTGGGTGAGAGGTGCAATGCCTCATTAACTTCATAATCGAAATAGCCGTATTTACTAACCTCGCTATAAAGACTAGTTCCCGGTAGAAAGTCTTCGTGAATGATAATTAAAAATCCCCTTTGCTCTAATTCCACATTTTTAAAGCTCACCTTCTGATGTGGCTTTACAAATGACATCGACCCGAGATCGTGATCATATTTTGTTTTTCCATAAAGCATACTTCCCGTTTTTAACTTTTTAAATCCTATGATATAAAAAGCTGAAGTAAATTCGATCTCCGTATTTCCGGGACATGTGTCCCGTTCACCATACATCGCACTGAAAAGCGGATGCTCCGGGGGCCTAACACCAAGCGCTTCATGTAGCGGGCTTATTTTTTTAAAATGATCCATTGTTTTTAAAATGATCCATTGTTTAGCAAAATAGAAACAGAACCCGGCAAATCCGGATTCCGTTAATTTAAAATTCTATTAACCATGAGCAGCCACAGAAACATCCAGCCATGTTTCCCATGTTTTAAGGCGCTCTTCATACGTGTATTTTACCCAAGGGTAAGTCGTTTTACCCAATATTAATCTTAATGGCGGATTTTCTGAATCCACCAGGCTCAAAATAGCTTCGGCGGTCGCCGCGGGATCACCGGAATCCTGCCCTTCGGCATGCTCGTAAAACGCCTTTCTGACGCCATCGTAAGCCGGTACTGATTCACTTAATGCAAGAGAATTAGTCCCGAAAAAATCTGTGGAGAAACCTCCTGGTTCCAGTATAGTGACCTTAATTCCAAACCCACTTACTTCTCCTGCCAGTGTTTCAGTAAGGCCTTCTACGGCAAACTTCGAAGCACTGTAAAGTCCCATTAATGATACCGTATTCAGGCCCAATGCACTTGACAGTTGAATGATATGCCCTGAGTTTTGCTTACGCATAACAGGCAAAACCGCTTGAATGGTCCATATTGAACCGAAAACATTCGTTTCGAACTGTGACCTGACGTCTTGTTCATTCAACTCTTCAACAGCACCAATATGCCCAAAACCAGCATTATTAATTAAAACGTCGATGCGGCCAAAGTGCGTTTTTGCTGCATCAACTGCTTCAAAAGTTGCCTTTTTATCCGTCACGTCAAGTTTTAACACCAACAGACTTGATGGAAATGCTTCTGAAAGTTCGGTCAATGTTTCAGGCTTGCGAACAGCCGCAACGACGTTATCGCCACGTTGCAAAAATGCCTCTGTCCAAATCCGGCCAAACCCGCGGGATGCGCCCGTAATGAAAATTGTCTTTGTCATTATTTTATTTTTATTACTTATAGGACAAAGTTCTGCTAATTACTGGCAGCAATTATGATACAGAAGTAGGCAATAATGAAACGTTTTTACGAAATCCTGCGACTGTTCTCAAGCCGTACTTCAACAGGTAGGTTAAATTATAAGATTGTATGGCAGCGGCCGCCGCCAAAAGTACGGCGGGTTTGATAGAGCTTTTTTCCTGGTGAGATATGGAATACAAACAATTCTCAGCGTCATCTTTAAACATATTACAAAAATAGTCATGTACGAAGCATAGTGATTCTGTTTCATTTAGTCATTTTGGATCACTAGAACTATTTCAAAACCTAAAAATTACAATATAGAGTCAGGAATACTACCTCTAGGATTAGATATGCCAAGATTATAGCAAAGAAAAACCATACACGGAAGTCATGACTGTTTTTCTCCTTTCTTTTAGTTTAACCCAATACAAGATAACCGACAGTATTCCGAAAAATCTTAAAGGAAAGCTTCCCAGCATCGAAGAGCTCGAAAAAGAACTTGAAGCTCTTACAAACGAGGATAAAGATCCAATTCAATCCAAAACCTACTAGACTGGTATCAAAAAGTCAGTACCAGTAATACCATTGTAAATCATTTTCTGAACCTACTTTTGGACCATAGTATACGCATTGACTATATCATTTTAAAGGTTTTTAGCAGTGGTTCAAAAAGGTAGGATAATAATAACAATTAAAATCAAAAGTAAACACTGGTTTTAATTGTGAGTATGAACTCATTTGCCTTGCAGACGCTTTCTATTTTCATTGCAAAACACTACCTTTTGACCATTAACTTAATTAAGTCTATGATTGACCTTGATAGATTTTCAGTACAATCAGAATTCTTCAGTCAGATCAGGGCAAACCTACCTTCCAACATCGTCCTGGTCGATGCTATTGCTGATGTTTTAAGCCTCAGCAACGATAGTGCTTACCGACGTATTCGTGGTGACAAACCGATTAGTTTTGATGAAATAGGGAAGTTGAGCCGACATTTCAAAGTTTCGGTAGACAGGTTACTCAACTTGAAAGCTGACTCCTATATTTTTAGCGGGAAGCTTGCCAATGCGCATGACCATGTTCTTGACAAGTGGCTTGAAAATGTACTGAGCCAGTTTGAATTTATGTGTTCTTACAGGGATTGCAAATTATACTATCTGGCCAAAGACCTGCCTCTGGCACATTTCTTTCAAACGCCCGAACTAGCGGCATTCAAGTTTTTTTTCTGGCAAAAATCCATTCTTCAGTATGAAGAAAAGCGCGGTGAAAAATTTGAAATCGCGCAGATAGATGCCGGGTGCAAAAGGCTTTCTGAAAAAATTGTTGAGACTTATAATAAAATCCCCACCATTGAAATATGGAATGCAGAAAGCATCAACAGCACAATTCGCCAGATCGAATTTTACAGAGATGCAGAAATGTTCTATTCCAAAAAAGAGCTGTTTCTGCTTTGGGATATGATGGAAGAACTAGTCAATCATTTGGAGCGGCAATCGGAGTACGGGGTGAAATTTGCTTATGGAAGCACTGATCCAAAGGGGTCGGCTCCCTACCAAATTTATAACAATGAACTCATTCTTGGAAATAATACAGCGCTGGCTGATTTTGGTAGTTTCAAGCTCACTTTTCTAAACCATTCTGTCATTAATTATATTTCTACCCAGGATATCAGGTTCAATGACTATATGTTTTCAGGTATTGAAAATATGATCAGAAAATCTGAACAGTTAAACGATGTAAATGAAAAAGGAAGAATAAAATTTTTCAACCGTTTAAGATCCAAAATACAAAGGGCCAGGAAAGCTTCCTGATCTCTATCTTACCGTTCTGGCATCCGAAAGCTTCCTCTTTAAGCCATTAAAAAAATCCTTCTTTCCTTTTCTCCCGCCCAGCTTATGGGGGTCGACCGCGCTATGATGTTTTTGATGGCTTTGAAAGTGTAACTACAAAAAGACTCATCGACGGTTGTTAAATAGTTGATGAAGCTGTGATTCAAAAACGTTATTTTACTATTTCCCAGATCAGCAAGGATGGTATCTTCTCCGATAAATAATTCATTGTGGTACAGATGATATCCTGCTGCCTCACTGCCCGGTTTTTCACCAAATGTATATTTTACGCCTGATTCGGCCTGATTCTCCAGATGGGTTATCATAATTTCAATGGAGTCGTAAAGGCTTCTTAAGTCATCAACCGAAGAAAGCTGGTCCGTATAATGATAAAATTGGATCTGCTTGATAATACTGTTCAGGCATTCCGAGCTCCAGATTTCAGTACTGGGAATGCTGTTATAGGTTTTCACAATCTGCGTTACTGTTACACTCGATGAGGGGTTGACCGCAGAAACCGAAAATTTAACCCTGCGGGTCCTGTCAGGCGAAAGAAGGCTTTTGCGACGCGAAAAATCCTTAAAAGCGGCTAGAACAGGAAACTGTAACGGATATACAAGCGGAATATCTTTGGCAAGATAATAAATATGAGGATTCTGCTGCAATTTAATCTGCTGAACAATTTTGTTAAGGCTAATAAGCCATTGTTCTGAATCATAATTTTCATCAGTCAAATACCCCTGAAAAAGGAACGCTTTATCGTTCAGATTAAAGAGGCGGTCAATTGATATATTGTAGTGAGCGGCCAGTATTTGCAATTCTTCCAGCGTGACCGGCTTTTCACCGCGAATCCGGCGATAAGCGCTGTCATTACTTATATCAAGCAAATCTGCTATGGAATCTGCCAAGGACATATATGGCAGCATTTTTTCCCGGATTTCAAGAAATAGTGAGATCTGAATTTGTTCTGCGGTCATAATCTTTTCGCGTTTTTGCGAATGCTGATCTGAATGTTTCTTAAAAATTACTTGAATTTAGCTAATGTAAACCGTTTGATCAGCGTCTTACAGAAATCTGCCATATTAATCGCTCACCAAACGTACTTTTTGCAAAATTCCTGACTCATGGCGCATTATGCCATTCGCGAACTACAACTCAACCGTCTAGCTTTGATATATAAATAATCAGCTAGCTGGTATGCTCATGTATCTCATCCAAATATTACACGAAACAGATGACAAGATTACCGGAAACGTATGCTACTGAAATGAGTTGACAACTTAAAAGGTCCGGTCCTATTCGTATCATTAATCTCATATCTCTTTACTAACATTCGCCCTTTAAATATTAGAGAAATGGCTTTAAAATCGAAATATGTAAACCCCTATCAACAATTTGGATTGCTTCATAATGAAGATGTAGATTTTATATTTGGCAATTTATCCAGTATTTAATTTTCAACAATAAGTTCGAGAAATTAAGAAAGTACGCTGCATATTGTAGGCGTAACTGAAATAATAATGCAGACAAATCAATACCTATCTTATACTCTTTGTAATTGTTCTAATAATTTTACTGAACAAGATAGCTTTGCTACGGAAGGCAAATATCGTGAGTCACTGTTATTTGGAATGCTAGCAAAATCTTTCAGTAGTAAGGAGGAAGTTGAAGTACTTTACCAAAAAGCAGGATAATCAGAGAGTTAAATTGTTCATATTACTTACCTTTTTAATTCAACGTTCAGCATTGAAAATAGCTTCGATTCATTTGAAAAAAATGTCTTTTATTCTAATTTAAGTGAACAGGAAAACGATGCTTATCATTTACGTCGGTAATCTTCAATGTAAGTGCAAACTATATTCATGGATGGGAAAATACATTAAAGTATTATAAAGGGCCGATTAATGAAGGATTTAAAAGGGGGCAAATGTTGACGGAATTTGTTTCAAAATATATTCCCAAGTCTGAAGAGTCAGATCCTAAAAAAGCTTGGTATGAAAGATGGAACTGGAAAAAGATGCTTTGAAAGGTTTAATCGGAGATTCAAAGACAGTATATTAGATATACTAAAACCCGCAACAGTAGGTGTTACTGCGGCATCCGGTGAATATTGGGGATTAAGGCAGGTTTAAAAATTGGAGGTTTAGGCAGTGCGATTGTTGATTCATACGTTGATGCCACTAATCTTGATTAGTCGTATGCTATGTAAATCGACAACAAAAAGTGGACAACTTTGGCTAACAACTTAGAGAGTGTTTTCCCAAAATTGATTCCTTTAAAATTATGGGAAACACAAAGAAGCCAACACCTGAGAATTACATTAAAGACATTCTCGCCATAAGACCTGACGTCTTTATACGGCTGAACAAAAGGTCCTGATCGTTATAAAAACCCTTCATTCAGAAATTTCGGTTGCAGAGTTGTGCCCCAAACATCAGATCAACGAATATTAATTCTACAAATGGAACAAAGAATTCCTGGAAGCCGGCAAGAAACGGCTTGAGGTCGACCTGACGCGTGAAGCCAATACTGATGAAGTCAGCGAATTACGTAAGGAAAATACTCGTCTCAAAGAAATGATTGCAGACTTTTTTACTATGTGATATTGTAAAAAAAATTGACGATGCTGAATTAAACCTCAAACGCCGAAGTTGTATGTGATTATCAGCACCAGAAAAATACGAAATCATTCAGACTGTGACGCGTTCCGAACTGGGTGTCAATAAACCCCTGCAAGAAATTAGAATTGTCAAAAGCACCTTTTACAAATGGTACAGCAGTTATCTAGACAAGGGTTATGATGGTCTTTTGAGCAAGAAAAAGGCCTCAAACAGGTAGTGGAACAATATTCCTCAACTGTAAAAAGATTTGGTTGTCCAGGTACCCTTGGACCGGACAGACCTTTCTGCACATGAGATTGCCCAGCATATAACTGATGAGCAACAGGTATTTATTTCGGAGTCCAAGTGTTTACCCAATTTTAAAAGAACGTGGACTAATCAGTGCCCCAAGCCACATATTTAAAATTACATCGGATCAATTCAAGGATAAAATTGCTTTTGTGCATCAGATGTGGCAGACTAACTTTACCTATTTTAAAGTGATTGAATGGTGATATTACTATCGCGGGGCGCCTGTCTGAGCACCGTTCTGGACAATTATAGCCGGTATATCATCCATTAGGAGTTGTGCCGTAGCATGAAGGCCGATGACGTCAAAAAGACCATCGATCTCGCTATAAAGAAAGCCCGAATAAGAACCAGATCAAACCCAAGTTACTCTATGACAACGTGCCTTATTACATATCAAACGAACTGGGTGATTACCTGAAAAACACGCTCAAAATGCAGCAAGTTCATGGCAGACCTGCCCACCCGCAAATCAAGGGAAAAATCGAGTGGTATCATAAAACCATGAAAAATGAGGTCAAGCTTGAAAATTATTACCACCCCGACCAGCTTACCGAAGTGATTGGTGAGTTTGTAAACCGCCAAAATAATAAGCGGTACCATGAATCTTTGAACAATCTAACTCCTGTCGATATCCAATTTGGTCGCGGTGAGCTGATCCTGAAAAGAAGGGAGCAAATTAAAAACCCGACCCTCAAACAGCGCAAAATTCAATATTTAAACCAAAAATTACTAGCTTTATAAACCTGAAAGTAATCTCTAAACACTTGTCCCAGTTAGTTTTAAGATATATAGTCTTTCTTAAATGCCCTTGGTTCTTTATTACAGACAGGAATACCAGTTCAGTATTTTTCCCATATTTTTTATCGAATTGATTTTTAAACATTTAACTCATGAGAAAATTACTACTGCTGACCTGTATGTTTACCCTGACTTTGCATTCCTATGCATATGATTCCGGTTTTGCACTAAGCGACACAATCCCGGATACAACTAGAATACAACCTGCTACCGGATCAAAGGCTTCTGTTGTGTCCATTGCTACGGGACTCGGCTCCGTAGGTTTTGGCGTTTTCAGTTTCGCCCAGATGGCTAATGGTATTTTTGAAGACGTTCCGGTGGTTTTTGGTTTAGTCGGAGCGATAGGGATAGTGGCAATTATTTTTGGAATAGTAGGGTTATCAAATTATCATAAAATGAAACAAACCCCACGCACAAAAACCGAACTCGAAGACATGAAGAAAACGAAGAGGCGATCGGTAGGTGGAATTATTCTTGGTGTGCTCGGGATTGTTTTTTCTATTATTTTAATACAGATGGATTACGGGAATATTGGTTGGTGACTTTTGTTCTTCTGGGATGGTGTTTGTCAATCACATATTCAAGCTGGAAGCTGGCGCACAACATGAAGTTCCCCAGATGTTGGTGTCCCGCAGCTTTGATTGCGGGTAAGCGCCTTGCATTGGATGAAGTCCGGAACAAGGTTAACAGAAATGCTTTATGATCGGTAAGAAATTCGCCCGGGTACATTAGGCGGGTATCAAACTTCGAATTGTGGGCACCGACCTGCTACAATGGGACTGATCTCATTTTTACCGGCAGTTTGGAAGGGGAACAGGGAAAAGTTTTATTTAGTAAAAGGCAACCAATCAATGTCATATCAGCGGGAAGTAGACTTTGCTGGTTATACCGAATCCAAACAATTGCCTGATCTTAATGAAGCGGGCAACAGATCTATCACCGTTTTAAGGGCAGCGTCAATAATGCCTCAGGGCTTACAAGTTTTAAGGATGAAGAGTAAACGCTAAGAAACGGCCTTATTTCCTTGCTTAGCGCAGTAAGTTCGAAAAGTAATTGGCCTAGCCAATCGGTCACTCTGCGTTCCATTTTTGCAAATTTAGCAAGATGAAAGTCCATCCCATACTCCTTGGCGCAGGGAGTGAAAATGGCATACTGTCCGATCCTGAAAATAAGTTGTCAGTTTTAGGATGAAAAATAATTGGTTAAAGTTAATCCTGATATTATGTTGACAGTTGCAAAAAAGTGCTTGTTCTAACTGAATTTATCCTATTCTTGTAAGTGCTTAAACTATTTATAGACCTTGGGTTTCCAGTGCTTCTTTAAAGGCTGGTCTGACTGATGAGCGACCGCAGATGTTAAATAATCACAGCTCATATGAGGTCGCAAAAGGTTGTAGTTATATATGCTTTTGTCGACGGCCTTTACTGCTTCTTCAAATGTAGTGAACACACGG from Dyadobacter sp. NIV53 carries:
- a CDS encoding recombinase family protein, which encodes MLVGYARVSTKDQNLELQLDALTKAGCEIIFQEKASGIKADRPELDKMMAQLRRGDVVCIYKLDRLGRSLKNLLNLVADFEKREVGLRSLTDSIDTTTPQGRLILNIFASLAEFERDLIRERTKAGLEAARVRGRKGGRRSGLSAEAQKKSMLAEMYYKEEKLGVDEIAKTIGVSKMTLYKYLRLRGVPISAYQSKTGKL
- a CDS encoding recombinase family protein, which codes for MKIGYGRVSTQDQNLEMQLDALTKAGCQQVFQEKASGIKSDRPQLAAMQQILREGDVIYIYKLDRLGRSLKHLLEMTSDFEKRGIGLVSINDHINTTTAQGRLIFNIFASLAEFERDLIRERTRSGLEAARARGRKGGRSRGLSKEAEKTAMLAQTLYNERKLGVNEIAADLKISKMTLYKYLRHRGVQINSKV
- a CDS encoding OsmC family peroxiredoxin, translating into MKRTANAHWSGTIKDGNGELTTQSETLNKTKFSFKTRISEDVKGTNPEELLAAAHSACFTMAVSFALTEKGLNPVSLNTEATLSMEGFNITGIHLSITGSVFGISETEFEAIIKDAEQNCLISKALTVPISSEAHLLA
- a CDS encoding AraC family transcriptional regulator gives rise to the protein MDHFKKISPLHEALGVRPPEHPLFSAMYGERDTCPGNTEIEFTSAFYIIGFKKLKTGSMLYGKTKYDHDLGSMSFVKPHQKVSFKNVELEQRGFLIIIHEDFLPGTSLYSEVSKYGYFDYEVNEALHLSPTEEDIIWNLYYSIQKEHHSNTDELSKAIIVSHLDSMLKYAQRFYKRQFINRTQLTGSTVTKFNALLAANFEERKTKNTGLPTVSLMADKLNISSRYLTDLLKQETGKTALELIHLFLIGEAKNLLTEGELNISEISQLLGFENTTYFSRLFKKEVGTAPNKFRGSLLN
- a CDS encoding SDR family NAD(P)-dependent oxidoreductase, translating into MTKTIFITGASRGFGRIWTEAFLQRGDNVVAAVRKPETLTELSEAFPSSLLVLKLDVTDKKATFEAVDAAKTHFGRIDVLINNAGFGHIGAVEELNEQDVRSQFETNVFGSIWTIQAVLPVMRKQNSGHIIQLSSALGLNTVSLMGLYSASKFAVEGLTETLAGEVSGFGIKVTILEPGGFSTDFFGTNSLALSESVPAYDGVRKAFYEHAEGQDSGDPAATAEAILSLVDSENPPLRLILGKTTYPWVKYTYEERLKTWETWLDVSVAAHG
- a CDS encoding helix-turn-helix domain-containing protein; this encodes MIDLDRFSVQSEFFSQIRANLPSNIVLVDAIADVLSLSNDSAYRRIRGDKPISFDEIGKLSRHFKVSVDRLLNLKADSYIFSGKLANAHDHVLDKWLENVLSQFEFMCSYRDCKLYYLAKDLPLAHFFQTPELAAFKFFFWQKSILQYEEKRGEKFEIAQIDAGCKRLSEKIVETYNKIPTIEIWNAESINSTIRQIEFYRDAEMFYSKKELFLLWDMMEELVNHLERQSEYGVKFAYGSTDPKGSAPYQIYNNELILGNNTALADFGSFKLTFLNHSVINYISTQDIRFNDYMFSGIENMIRKSEQLNDVNEKGRIKFFNRLRSKIQRARKAS
- a CDS encoding helix-turn-helix domain-containing protein; its protein translation is MTAEQIQISLFLEIREKMLPYMSLADSIADLLDISNDSAYRRIRGEKPVTLEELQILAAHYNISIDRLFNLNDKAFLFQGYLTDENYDSEQWLISLNKIVQQIKLQQNPHIYYLAKDIPLVYPLQFPVLAAFKDFSRRKSLLSPDRTRRVKFSVSAVNPSSSVTVTQIVKTYNSIPSTEIWSSECLNSIIKQIQFYHYTDQLSSVDDLRSLYDSIEIMITHLENQAESGVKYTFGEKPGSEAAGYHLYHNELFIGEDTILADLGNSKITFLNHSFINYLTTVDESFCSYTFKAIKNIIARSTPISWAGEKERRIFLMA
- a CDS encoding integrase core domain-containing protein encodes the protein MQQVHGRPAHPQIKGKIEWYHKTMKNEVKLENYYHPDQLTEVIGEFVNRQNNKRYHESLNNLTPVDIQFGRGELILKRREQIKNPTLKQRKIQYLNQKLLAL